From the genome of Mesotoga sp. Brook.08.105.5.1:
TTTGGAACATACTTCTGGCGTTGACGTCCTTCTTCTTGAACTACAAGGTAATGTCGAGGACCATGACGATTACCTGTATGACAGGAACAATTGCGGCGTGAACAGGTGGAATATCTCTCAAACCATGATCCGTGGATAAGATGGGATAGAGTGCTCAATTCTTTGAGCAATATTGCTCTTCTAGCGAGTAGTTTTTCAACATATGCATTTGACATAGCACTATCATAGCATATATAATAAATGCTATACAAGACAAAGAGAAAAGACTCTTTCTGAAATGCCCGAGAAAATAACAATCAAAGATGTGCAGAAAGGTGAGGAATGGAGGTGTTACATGAAAAAGGACGTAGTGATAGTGGGAGGAGGTCCCGCCGGTATAGTAACGGCGACAACGGCAAAAAAGACATATCCTGACAAGAGTGTAGTGGTAATTAGAAAGGAAAGGGAAGGAGTCGTCCCATGTGGAATTCCATACATATTCCATACTCTTCCGACTGTAGAGGCCAATACCATGCCGATAAAAGGTGCGCAGGATCTGGGAATCGATTTCATTTTTGATGAAGTCGAGGAAATCAGTACTGATTCCAAGAAGGTCAATCTCTCCGGTGGGGAGTCTATCGAATATGAGAAATTGGTTATTGCCACGGGTTCGCAGCCCATATTACCTCCAATAAAGGGCAGTAAGCTTTCAGGTGTATTTACTATAGCCAAGGATAAAGAGTATCTGAAGACTGTATATGCTGCTGCAAAATCGGCGAAGCAAGTCGTAGTCGTTGGTGGAGGTTTCATAGGAGTGGAAGTTTCGGACGAGATCCTCTCCGATGGCAAGGAAGTCTACCTTGTTGAAGCCGTTGACCAGATACTCATGGCAGCCTTTGACAGGGAATTTGGAACAATGGTAAGTGAAAGACTCGAGAAGAAAGGCATGAAGCTACGCACCGGGATGAAGGTCAGTGAGATAAAAGGAGAAGACAAGGTATCCGGAGTTCTACTTGACAACGGCGAAGAGATCGAAGCAGATATGGTGATACTTGCAATAGGTTACAGACCGAACGTGAAGCTTCTGGAAAATATCCGCGTTCACAGGGGTATAACCGGTGGAATATGGGCCGATGAATACATGAGAACCAGTGTTGACGATGTCTTTGCCGCCGGTGACTGCGTCGAACACAAGTGCTTCTTCACGAGAAAGCCGAGTAGGTTAATGCTGGCATCTACCGCGGCTTTTGAAGCGAGAGTTGCAGGTTCAAACCTCTTCAGCCTCAAGATGGTTAGGGAGAATCACGGAAATCTTGGAGTGTTCTCTACTTCTGTGGCCGATTTAACGGTCGCCGCCGCGGGACTCACGGAGTGTACGGCAAAGATGGAGAACTTTGATTACGTGGTTGGCGTTGCAAAGGGAATAGATAGACATCCCGGTTCGCTTCCCGACAAGTCGGAAATTTTCGTCAAGATGATCTTCTCCAAGGAGAGCGGAATTCTTCTTGGCGCGCAGATGGCGGGCGGAAAGAGTGTTGGAGAGATGGTCAATATTATCGGTCTCGGTCTACAGAAAGGAATAACCGTGAACGATTTCCTCACGATGCAGATCGGTT
Proteins encoded in this window:
- a CDS encoding FAD-dependent oxidoreductase — protein: MKKDVVIVGGGPAGIVTATTAKKTYPDKSVVVIRKEREGVVPCGIPYIFHTLPTVEANTMPIKGAQDLGIDFIFDEVEEISTDSKKVNLSGGESIEYEKLVIATGSQPILPPIKGSKLSGVFTIAKDKEYLKTVYAAAKSAKQVVVVGGGFIGVEVSDEILSDGKEVYLVEAVDQILMAAFDREFGTMVSERLEKKGMKLRTGMKVSEIKGEDKVSGVLLDNGEEIEADMVILAIGYRPNVKLLENIRVHRGITGGIWADEYMRTSVDDVFAAGDCVEHKCFFTRKPSRLMLASTAAFEARVAGSNLFSLKMVRENHGNLGVFSTSVADLTVAAAGLTECTAKMENFDYVVGVAKGIDRHPGSLPDKSEIFVKMIFSKESGILLGAQMAGGKSVGEMVNIIGLGLQKGITVNDFLTMQIGSHPLLTAAPTTYPLTIAAENALMNLRKE